Proteins from one Nakamurella multipartita DSM 44233 genomic window:
- a CDS encoding reverse transcriptase family protein, with translation MTGPADRLATALADAMLAGSWDYQSILDRTRQVIARRPPWLDSLAREVLAAYQRAPADRPRELAAFVVSSAAMARARRSPPRLPTPVVRFSSPTRMIRRPFATPVLHHAGDLADHLGITLEALDAFADTRLRARRARAERIAHYRYRWMHRPGGARLLEAPKRNLRALQRTVLDDILAPIPTHPAAHGFVAGRSAITGAAEHVGAEVVITLDLEHFFASVTPGRIWGLLRAAGYPEPVAHLLVGLTTHATPVATLASMPASADPGRDFRLRRRLAGPHLPQGAPTSPALANLVAFSLDRRLDSYARAAGSRYTRYADDLTFSGDAALARRSAALIAAVKRMIRQEGFTVHPGKTREHHRSRRQVVTGIVVNDRTNIPRADYDRLKAVLHDCRRNGPLAANRDAHPDFRAHLLGRLSWVSALNPDRGARLRAIFDEIRWTS, from the coding sequence TTGACCGGACCCGCCGATCGGCTGGCCACGGCCCTGGCCGACGCCATGCTGGCCGGATCCTGGGATTACCAATCAATTCTCGACCGGACCCGACAGGTGATCGCCCGGCGCCCACCGTGGCTCGATTCGCTGGCCCGGGAAGTGCTGGCCGCCTACCAGCGCGCGCCGGCCGACCGGCCGCGGGAACTGGCGGCATTCGTGGTGAGCAGCGCCGCGATGGCTCGGGCCAGGCGGTCGCCGCCCCGGCTCCCGACGCCGGTAGTCAGGTTCAGCAGTCCGACCCGGATGATCCGCCGGCCCTTCGCCACCCCGGTTCTCCATCACGCCGGCGACCTGGCCGATCATCTCGGCATCACGCTGGAGGCGCTCGACGCCTTCGCCGACACGCGGCTGCGGGCCCGCCGGGCGCGCGCGGAACGGATCGCGCACTACCGCTACCGCTGGATGCACCGGCCCGGCGGCGCCCGGCTGCTGGAGGCACCGAAACGGAATCTGCGAGCGCTGCAGCGCACCGTTCTGGACGACATCCTCGCGCCCATCCCGACCCATCCGGCTGCGCACGGCTTCGTCGCCGGCCGCTCGGCGATCACCGGCGCGGCCGAACATGTCGGGGCCGAAGTCGTCATCACCCTGGACCTGGAGCACTTCTTCGCCTCCGTCACGCCCGGCCGGATCTGGGGCCTGTTGCGGGCGGCCGGATACCCCGAGCCGGTGGCCCACCTGCTCGTCGGTCTCACCACCCATGCCACACCGGTCGCCACCCTGGCGTCGATGCCGGCCAGTGCCGATCCCGGACGCGATTTCCGGCTCCGTCGGCGGTTGGCGGGGCCGCACCTTCCCCAGGGCGCACCCACCTCACCGGCGCTGGCCAACCTGGTGGCCTTCTCCCTCGACCGGAGGCTGGATTCGTATGCCCGGGCCGCGGGCAGTCGCTACACCCGGTACGCCGACGACCTCACCTTCTCCGGCGATGCGGCCCTCGCTCGGCGCTCGGCGGCATTGATCGCGGCCGTCAAGCGGATGATCCGGCAGGAGGGATTCACCGTGCACCCCGGCAAGACCCGCGAGCACCATCGGAGCCGCCGGCAGGTGGTGACCGGGATCGTGGTCAACGACCGGACCAACATTCCGCGCGCGGATTACGACCGGCTCAAGGCGGTATTGCATGACTGCCGCCGCAACGGTCCCCTCGCGGCCAACCGCGACGCCCACCCCGACTTTCGAGCCCACCTGCTGGGCCGGCTGTCCTGGGTCAGCGCCCTCAATCCCGATCGAGGCGCCCGCCTGCGGGCGATCTTCGACGAGATCCGGTGGACCAGCTGA
- a CDS encoding LysE family translocator: MNPGSLIAFGGLCLLLALTPGPDVLLSIRYGARRRRDGLAVALGSAAGGIGWAVLVAVGLAAVIEQSAEAYRVVRFAGGCYLLYLGVTQLMASRRRPVQPQPVRSDRERRRAGPFLAGLGSCLLNPKVGLFFLAVVPQFLPAGGSVGPAALMLGAIDAAVALAYLSGVVLITAKVVGVLARIERVCGAVLAALGIGTAAQAVAARS; this comes from the coding sequence GTGAATCCCGGCTCCCTGATCGCCTTCGGCGGTCTGTGCCTGCTACTGGCGCTCACGCCCGGACCGGACGTGCTGCTCTCGATCCGGTACGGCGCCCGCCGCCGGCGCGACGGTCTGGCCGTGGCGCTGGGCTCCGCCGCGGGCGGCATCGGCTGGGCCGTGCTGGTGGCCGTCGGCCTGGCGGCCGTGATCGAGCAGTCCGCCGAGGCCTACCGGGTGGTTCGCTTCGCCGGGGGGTGCTACCTGCTGTACCTGGGGGTCACCCAGCTGATGGCCTCTCGCCGTCGGCCGGTCCAGCCCCAGCCCGTCCGGTCGGACCGCGAGCGGCGGCGGGCCGGGCCGTTCCTGGCCGGCCTCGGATCGTGCCTGCTCAATCCCAAGGTCGGTCTGTTCTTCCTGGCCGTGGTGCCGCAGTTCCTACCCGCCGGCGGATCGGTCGGGCCGGCGGCGCTGATGCTGGGGGCGATCGACGCCGCGGTCGCCCTGGCCTATCTGTCAGGGGTCGTGCTGATCACCGCCAAGGTGGTCGGGGTGCTGGCCCGCATCGAGCGGGTCTGCGGAGCGGTGCTGGCCGCGCTGGGTATCGGCACCGCGGCCCAGGCCGTCGCGGCCAGGTCCTGA
- a CDS encoding tetratricopeptide repeat protein has protein sequence MTRPTPRPQPPAAMSAAFAGAVDLSALKSRAAGPAGPGAAGPAAPGAPAGAPAAGTGEPSPYIVDVDEPTFGSLVQASTQLPIILNFEAAWAEPSLALSAALSKLAAAGGGAWILGRVDVDANPRIAQALQVQTLPLAVVLVQGQPAAEVPGVASEPQLRQWIASLLDQLREHLPGIAQAEARLAAEGGGAQEEPEPEDPRFVAAEEALAEGDYAAAELAYQQILAVEPANAEAKAALAQVGLLARVDSLPPDAIAAADAAPDDVELQKGAADAELAAGQAGAAFARLIATVRRTAGDERTAAREHLVELFGLFAPDDPEVIKARRALAAALY, from the coding sequence ATGACCCGCCCCACCCCCCGACCGCAGCCGCCGGCGGCGATGAGCGCCGCGTTCGCCGGCGCGGTCGACCTGTCCGCCCTCAAGAGCCGGGCGGCCGGCCCGGCCGGACCCGGCGCCGCCGGACCCGCGGCTCCCGGGGCACCTGCCGGTGCCCCCGCGGCCGGGACGGGGGAGCCCTCGCCCTACATCGTCGACGTCGACGAGCCCACGTTCGGCAGCCTGGTCCAGGCCTCCACCCAGCTGCCGATCATCCTGAACTTCGAGGCCGCCTGGGCCGAACCGAGCCTGGCGCTCTCGGCCGCCCTGAGCAAGCTGGCGGCGGCCGGCGGCGGGGCCTGGATCCTGGGTCGGGTCGATGTCGACGCCAACCCGCGGATCGCCCAGGCCCTGCAGGTGCAGACGCTGCCGTTGGCGGTCGTCCTGGTGCAGGGTCAGCCGGCCGCCGAGGTGCCCGGGGTCGCGTCCGAACCGCAGCTGCGGCAGTGGATCGCCTCGCTGCTCGATCAGCTGCGCGAGCACCTGCCGGGCATCGCCCAGGCCGAGGCCCGGCTGGCCGCCGAGGGTGGCGGCGCGCAGGAGGAGCCGGAGCCCGAGGATCCGCGGTTCGTCGCCGCGGAGGAGGCGCTGGCCGAAGGGGACTACGCGGCCGCCGAACTGGCCTACCAGCAGATCCTGGCGGTGGAGCCGGCCAACGCCGAGGCCAAGGCGGCGCTGGCCCAGGTCGGTCTGCTCGCCCGGGTGGACAGCCTGCCGCCGGATGCGATCGCCGCCGCGGATGCCGCGCCCGACGACGTCGAGCTGCAGAAGGGCGCCGCCGACGCCGAGTTGGCCGCGGGGCAGGCCGGGGCGGCCTTCGCTCGACTGATCGCCACGGTTCGCCGGACCGCCGGGGACGAGCGGACCGCCGCCCGCGAGCACCTGGTCGAGCTGTTCGGCCTGTTCGCGCCGGACGATCCCGAAGTGATCAAGGCCCGGCGCGCACTGGCCGCCGCCCTGTACTGA
- a CDS encoding acyl-CoA mutase large subunit family protein, producing MDKQQGRQRWAQRFAAAQEAGRVRDADYTTLSGMSVDPVYGPAPGDVVQDFERIGWPGEFPFTRGLHATGYRGKPWTIRQFAGFGNAMDTNRRYQMILAEGGNGLSVAFDMPTLMGRDSDDPRALGEVGHCGVAIDSAADMDVLFDGIDLGSVTTSMTISGPAVPVFCMYLVAAERQGTSVDKLNGTLQTDIFKEYIAQKEWIFPPAPHLRLIGDLMEFCTEQMPDYKPLSVSGYHIREAGSTAAQELAYTLADGFGYVELGRSRGLDVNAFAPGLSFFFDAHIDFFEEIAKFRAARRIWARWMRDVYGATDPRAQWLRFHTQTAGVSLTAQQPDNNVTRTAIEALAAVLGGTNSLHTNALDEVLALPTEHSAQIALRTQQVIMDETGVVNVADPLGGSWYVEALTDRMEAEAERIFTRIRDLAALAVPSGQHPIGEMTSGILRGIDDGYFTGEIADAAFAYSNAVEKGDKKVVGVNTLTGGVGDELKILRISAEVEQQQNALLRRRRSARDGAAVQQALDRLVAAARGTQNMVPLMLDAVRAEATLGEICDVLRAEWGVHTEPARI from the coding sequence ATGGACAAGCAGCAGGGTCGGCAGCGGTGGGCGCAGCGGTTCGCCGCCGCGCAGGAGGCCGGGCGGGTGCGGGACGCGGACTACACGACGCTGTCCGGGATGAGTGTCGACCCGGTCTACGGGCCGGCCCCGGGTGACGTGGTGCAGGACTTCGAGCGGATCGGCTGGCCCGGCGAGTTCCCGTTCACCCGTGGCCTGCACGCCACCGGCTACCGCGGCAAGCCGTGGACGATCCGGCAGTTCGCCGGCTTCGGCAACGCCATGGACACCAACCGCCGGTACCAGATGATCCTGGCCGAGGGCGGCAACGGCCTGTCGGTGGCCTTCGACATGCCCACCCTGATGGGCCGGGACTCCGACGACCCGCGGGCGCTGGGTGAGGTCGGCCACTGCGGCGTCGCGATCGACTCGGCCGCCGATATGGACGTGCTCTTCGACGGCATCGACCTGGGTTCGGTCACCACGTCGATGACCATCTCCGGACCCGCGGTGCCGGTCTTCTGCATGTACCTGGTCGCCGCAGAAAGGCAAGGCACGAGCGTCGACAAGCTCAACGGCACCCTGCAGACCGACATCTTCAAGGAGTACATCGCGCAGAAGGAGTGGATCTTCCCGCCGGCCCCGCATCTGCGGCTGATCGGCGATCTGATGGAGTTCTGCACCGAGCAGATGCCCGACTACAAACCGCTGTCGGTGTCCGGCTACCACATCCGCGAGGCCGGCTCCACGGCCGCGCAGGAGCTGGCGTACACCCTGGCCGACGGGTTCGGCTACGTCGAACTGGGCCGCTCCCGGGGGTTGGACGTGAACGCGTTCGCACCCGGGCTGAGCTTCTTCTTCGACGCCCACATCGACTTCTTCGAGGAGATCGCCAAGTTCCGGGCGGCCCGGCGGATCTGGGCCCGTTGGATGCGGGATGTTTATGGCGCCACCGATCCTCGGGCCCAGTGGCTGCGGTTCCACACCCAGACGGCCGGGGTGTCGCTGACCGCGCAGCAGCCGGACAACAACGTGACCCGGACCGCGATCGAGGCCCTGGCCGCGGTGCTGGGCGGGACGAACTCGTTGCACACCAACGCGTTGGACGAGGTGCTGGCCCTGCCCACCGAACACTCCGCGCAGATCGCGCTGCGCACCCAGCAGGTGATCATGGACGAGACCGGGGTGGTCAACGTGGCCGACCCGCTCGGGGGCAGCTGGTACGTCGAGGCGCTCACCGACCGGATGGAGGCCGAGGCCGAACGGATCTTCACCCGGATCCGTGACCTGGCCGCGCTGGCCGTGCCCTCCGGGCAGCACCCCATCGGTGAGATGACCAGCGGCATCCTGCGCGGCATCGACGACGGCTACTTCACCGGCGAGATCGCCGACGCCGCGTTCGCCTACTCCAACGCGGTGGAGAAGGGCGACAAGAAGGTGGTCGGGGTCAATACCCTGACCGGCGGCGTCGGGGACGAGCTGAAGATCCTGCGGATCTCGGCCGAGGTCGAGCAGCAGCAGAACGCGCTGCTACGGCGGCGGCGCAGTGCCCGGGACGGCGCCGCGGTGCAGCAGGCGCTGGATCGCCTGGTCGCGGCCGCCCGCGGCACGCAGAACATGGTGCCGCTGATGCTGGACGCGGTCCGGGCCGAGGCCACCCTGGGCGAGATCTGCGACGTGCTGCGCGCCGAATGGGGCGTGCACACCGAGCCGGCGCGGATCTGA